One Faecalispora anaeroviscerum genomic window carries:
- a CDS encoding efflux RND transporter permease subunit, protein MEQPEKTDPQNNPKEQEQPDQTINLEAPQPQANSEEPELPEQPNNLHAPRPQADPEEPESPEQPLDPEALQHQADLEGSESPEQPNNLEPPQPQADPEEQSPPGAEERQTPNPAKPPKKPSRAKKSHSFSFVDFIINKRKSIKIIFAVIAFLNVLCYLFVDVNYDLTKYLPSYTKSQQGIAVMKQEFGYPGTARVMVDDVTFYQAKSYKQAIQNVEGVDSVVWADAKTEAYQASPFIRAKDIKDYYKDGYSVMDIVFTEGDTSKVTSHALDKIQEITGSKGHITGSAIENKSLSENLHKEMIRATLIVIGIVFVILLLTTTSWFLPILFLLIMGVAIIINMGTNIILGEISFLTASVAIVLQLAVAMDYSIFLISSFTAEREKGLDLTQSVANAIRRSAKSILACGLATFFGFAALALMKFSIGFDLGICLAKGILTSVITVLFLMPSLILSWANLIEKTSHRPLIPPLDKFARASFRFRYIYLALALIVAVPAYIGKDMNDFTYGAQSVSAGQGTKVYLDDQAITQQFGRGNLMLVLVPNTSVVTEKALCDKLEDLEYVKSVTAYANIVPQGIPETILPESIVSQVHTKNYARLMVYVRSKEESSFAFQCSDEIQALVQSYYPTGSYVVGMTPYAQDIKSTIVSDYSFVDFLSLLSVAIVITLSFHSILIAILVIIPIEIAVFVNMLFPYLTGVQLIFMGYIIISCIQLGATVDYAILMTNNYLESRETMDRREANIHAVAMTTEPLLTSAVILTMTGYTLYYTSTIGAISDIGHLLGRGTILSLLLVVTVLPALLYVFDGPITRHIARMRQLREKADAKRIEKRNRILQKLSGTKAAAALNPDQKGDSHETNV, encoded by the coding sequence ATGGAACAACCGGAAAAAACAGACCCGCAAAACAATCCGAAAGAACAAGAGCAGCCTGATCAGACAATTAATCTGGAGGCCCCGCAGCCGCAGGCTAACTCAGAAGAACCAGAGTTGCCTGAGCAGCCAAATAATCTGCACGCCCCGCGACCGCAGGCCGACCCGGAAGAACCAGAGTCGCCTGAGCAGCCATTAGATCCGGAGGCCCTGCAGCACCAAGCTGACTTAGAAGGATCAGAGTCGCCTGAGCAGCCAAATAATCTGGAGCCCCCGCAGCCGCAGGCTGACCCGGAAGAACAAAGTCCGCCGGGAGCCGAGGAACGGCAGACACCCAACCCCGCAAAGCCGCCCAAGAAACCCTCAAGGGCGAAAAAATCTCATAGTTTCTCCTTCGTCGATTTTATTATCAATAAAAGAAAGTCTATTAAAATCATATTTGCAGTAATCGCCTTTCTGAATGTTCTCTGCTATCTGTTTGTAGACGTAAACTACGACCTGACAAAATACCTGCCCAGCTACACAAAGTCACAACAGGGTATTGCCGTGATGAAGCAGGAATTCGGTTACCCCGGCACCGCCCGGGTTATGGTGGACGATGTAACCTTCTATCAGGCCAAAAGCTACAAGCAGGCCATTCAGAACGTGGAGGGCGTGGATTCGGTGGTATGGGCCGATGCCAAAACGGAGGCGTACCAAGCCAGTCCATTCATTCGCGCGAAGGATATCAAGGATTACTACAAAGACGGCTACTCCGTCATGGACATTGTCTTTACCGAGGGAGACACCAGCAAGGTGACCTCCCACGCGCTGGACAAAATACAGGAAATCACCGGCAGCAAAGGACATATTACAGGCTCGGCGATTGAAAACAAATCCCTGAGCGAAAACCTGCATAAAGAGATGATCCGCGCCACGCTGATCGTCATCGGAATTGTGTTCGTCATTCTTCTGCTGACCACAACCTCATGGTTTCTGCCGATCCTGTTTCTGCTCATCATGGGCGTCGCCATCATCATCAACATGGGCACCAACATTATACTGGGGGAAATTTCGTTCCTCACCGCCAGCGTCGCCATCGTGCTGCAGCTGGCCGTCGCTATGGATTATTCCATCTTTCTCATCAGCTCGTTTACTGCGGAACGTGAGAAAGGGCTGGACCTGACGCAGTCCGTAGCAAACGCGATTCGTCGCTCGGCCAAATCGATTCTGGCATGCGGCTTGGCCACCTTTTTTGGTTTTGCCGCTCTGGCTTTAATGAAATTTTCGATTGGGTTCGACCTTGGCATTTGTCTGGCCAAGGGAATCCTGACCAGCGTAATCACCGTTCTGTTCCTGATGCCCTCACTGATTCTGAGCTGGGCGAACCTGATTGAAAAAACCTCGCACCGCCCGCTGATTCCCCCTCTTGACAAATTTGCGAGAGCCTCGTTCCGCTTTCGGTATATTTACCTGGCTCTGGCGCTGATTGTAGCCGTACCGGCCTATATTGGCAAGGACATGAACGATTTCACCTATGGCGCGCAGTCCGTGAGCGCCGGGCAAGGCACAAAGGTCTACTTAGACGATCAGGCCATCACCCAGCAGTTCGGCCGCGGTAACCTGATGCTGGTGCTGGTTCCGAACACCTCCGTCGTTACGGAAAAGGCCCTCTGTGACAAGCTGGAGGACCTGGAGTACGTCAAGAGCGTGACTGCCTATGCGAATATCGTGCCGCAAGGCATCCCTGAAACAATCCTGCCGGAAAGCATCGTCAGCCAAGTTCACACCAAAAATTATGCGCGCCTGATGGTCTACGTCCGTTCCAAAGAGGAAAGCAGCTTTGCGTTCCAATGTTCCGACGAAATTCAGGCTCTTGTACAGTCATATTACCCCACAGGCTCTTATGTAGTAGGCATGACGCCCTACGCGCAGGATATTAAATCCACGATTGTAAGCGACTACAGCTTTGTCGACTTTCTGTCGCTACTGAGCGTCGCCATTGTCATCACGCTCAGCTTTCATTCCATTCTAATCGCCATTCTGGTCATCATTCCCATCGAAATTGCCGTGTTTGTCAATATGCTGTTCCCCTACCTGACGGGCGTGCAGCTGATCTTTATGGGCTACATCATCATCAGCTGTATTCAGCTGGGGGCCACGGTAGACTACGCGATTTTAATGACCAACAATTACCTGGAAAGCCGCGAAACGATGGATCGCCGCGAGGCGAATATCCACGCCGTTGCCATGACGACGGAACCGCTGCTTACCTCCGCCGTGATTCTCACCATGACCGGTTACACGCTGTACTACACCTCCACCATCGGCGCGATATCCGACATTGGCCACCTGCTGGGACGCGGTACCATTTTAAGCCTGCTGCTTGTCGTAACGGTGCTTCCCGCTCTGCTGTACGTGTTTGATGGGCCGATCACCCGGCACATCGCGAGAATGCGGCAGCTGCGGGAAAAGGCGGATGCGAAACGGATTGAGAAACGGAACCGGATTCTTCAGAAGCTCTCCGGCACAAAGGCTGCGGCTGCTTTGAATCCGGATCAGAAAGGGGATTCCCATGAAACAAATGTATAA
- a CDS encoding TetR/AcrR family transcriptional regulator: MEGKLLNKKKQKYSRLYDAAYDLFLSKGVHNTIIDDIVKDAGVAKGTFYLYFRDKYDLADQIIIRKTSVLLNQALDALEEKKKSEPQNFQQCVIFIADYLMCYFAQNKKFLEFTYKNLSLNLYEKIMNCTEMSTARQMFIRDFIAAGEKEETAHMRLYILISLVSSVCYNSVILGIPFQFEMLKTELHHSIEKILT, from the coding sequence ATGGAAGGAAAGCTTTTAAATAAAAAGAAGCAGAAGTATTCCAGACTATATGACGCCGCATATGATCTATTTCTCTCCAAAGGAGTTCACAACACCATTATTGACGATATCGTAAAAGACGCCGGTGTGGCAAAGGGAACATTTTACCTGTATTTCAGGGACAAATACGATCTGGCGGATCAAATCATCATCCGTAAAACCTCTGTACTTCTGAACCAAGCCCTGGACGCGCTAGAGGAAAAAAAGAAAAGCGAGCCACAGAATTTTCAGCAATGTGTAATCTTTATCGCAGATTACCTGATGTGCTATTTTGCTCAGAACAAAAAATTCCTGGAATTCACCTATAAAAATCTTTCCCTAAATCTTTACGAAAAAATTATGAATTGCACTGAAATGAGTACGGCAAGGCAAATGTTCATTCGAGATTTCATCGCTGCCGGAGAAAAAGAGGAAACCGCGCACATGCGCCTGTATATTCTAATCAGCCTCGTGTCATCTGTCTGCTACAATTCGGTTATTCTGGGGATACCGTTTCAGTTTGAGATGCTGAAAACCGAGCTGCACCATTCCATTGAAAAAATTCTAACTTAG
- a CDS encoding LacI family DNA-binding transcriptional regulator, protein MTTIKDVAAVAGVSASTVSRVLSGKSYVNEQTRQRVLEAVKKMDYSPNVLAKGLKMGRSNTIALLVPSIQNLIFPDITRGAEDTARKNGFTVVLCNTDEDVDVEKSYINQLKKRWIDGFIVCSMLPGSDHIRSLREEGFPLVLINRCEREDHLDAVIVDHVQASYDAVHYLVRTGHRRIALALGREELTPYREWLDGYLAALRDNYLPVEERLILRETNGDHSLYDLTRNMFSVQPWPDSIFATSDSKAIVVLHALHDMRVRMQQDISVLGFDTRIKPVPCRRRSSIY, encoded by the coding sequence TTGACCACCATCAAAGATGTCGCAGCGGTGGCCGGTGTGTCGGCCAGCACTGTTTCCAGAGTGCTCAGCGGCAAGAGCTATGTAAATGAGCAGACCCGCCAGCGGGTGCTGGAGGCCGTAAAGAAAATGGATTACAGCCCGAATGTACTCGCGAAGGGGCTGAAAATGGGGCGCAGTAATACCATTGCGCTGCTGGTTCCGAGCATTCAGAACCTGATTTTCCCCGACATTACCCGCGGCGCAGAGGATACCGCCCGCAAAAACGGGTTTACGGTGGTTCTCTGCAATACCGACGAGGACGTCGACGTGGAAAAATCCTATATCAATCAGCTCAAAAAGCGTTGGATCGATGGCTTTATCGTCTGCTCCATGCTGCCCGGCTCCGACCACATCCGTTCCTTGCGCGAGGAGGGCTTTCCTCTGGTGCTGATTAACCGGTGTGAAAGGGAGGATCATCTGGATGCGGTGATTGTCGATCACGTTCAGGCGTCTTACGACGCGGTTCATTACCTGGTACGCACAGGGCACAGACGCATTGCGCTGGCGCTCGGGCGCGAAGAGCTAACACCGTACCGTGAATGGCTCGACGGCTACCTGGCCGCCCTGCGCGACAATTATCTTCCAGTGGAGGAAAGGCTGATCCTGCGCGAAACAAATGGCGATCACAGCTTATACGATCTGACAAGGAACATGTTTTCGGTGCAGCCCTGGCCCGATTCGATTTTTGCGACGAGCGACTCCAAAGCAATTGTGGTGCTGCATGCGCTGCACGATATGAGGGTGCGCATGCAGCAGGATATTTCGGTGCTGGGATTCGATACAAGGATAAAACCGGTACCCTGCCGGCGCCGGTCGTCGATATACTGA
- a CDS encoding GntR family transcriptional regulator: MTNQKNTKDSQTAGENVYQYLRTSIIELQVKPGQTININELSDFLKVSRSPIRDALIQLAKDGLVTTTPQKGTIVSKIDVQRVKDERFMRACIEERVLEEFLKSYQESHIEKLKEILEQQKLTLENKDARGFLRTDDAFHTVFFQATSHPFCLENVLNMSSHYFRIRLLSLSEPDIRKQTYGQHKEILQLIQERNISKIRQLIDLHIVEKKDEETRMKHKYPDLFTGIEEPDQLKGKIWEEDFLMTV; the protein is encoded by the coding sequence GTGACCAATCAGAAGAATACCAAGGACTCTCAGACAGCGGGAGAAAATGTATATCAGTATCTTCGCACCAGCATTATTGAGCTGCAGGTAAAGCCCGGCCAGACCATCAACATTAACGAATTAAGTGATTTTTTGAAGGTGAGCCGCTCCCCCATTCGGGACGCTCTCATTCAGCTAGCAAAGGACGGGCTGGTGACGACTACGCCGCAAAAAGGAACGATTGTTTCTAAAATTGACGTCCAGCGAGTCAAGGATGAGCGCTTTATGAGAGCCTGTATTGAAGAAAGAGTCCTGGAAGAGTTTTTAAAAAGCTATCAGGAATCTCATATTGAAAAGTTGAAAGAAATTCTGGAGCAGCAAAAGCTAACCCTGGAGAACAAAGACGCCCGTGGTTTTCTGCGCACCGACGACGCCTTTCATACCGTTTTTTTTCAGGCCACCAGCCACCCGTTCTGCCTTGAAAATGTTCTAAACATGTCGAGCCACTATTTCCGCATTCGCCTGCTTTCTCTTTCGGAGCCGGACATTCGAAAGCAGACCTATGGGCAGCACAAGGAAATTTTGCAGTTGATACAGGAACGAAATATTTCAAAAATCAGGCAACTGATTGACCTTCATATTGTAGAAAAGAAAGACGAAGAAACGCGCATGAAGCATAAATACCCGGATCTATTTACTGGGATTGAAGAACCCGATCAGCTCAAGGGCAAAATATGGGAAGAAGACTTTTTGATGACGGTATAA
- a CDS encoding alcohol dehydrogenase catalytic domain-containing protein translates to MKEVVITAARQFEVRQAPVPKPGDGEVLIQMKAAGVCGSDFHLFLGENPNAVYPRIPGHENAGVVVEVGKNVTSVRPGDAVVVDLVVACGHCPQCLSGRRNVCRTVKARGAAIDGGWREYFAVPEQEVYVLPKGITYREAALIEPFAIGGHCTKRAGVQGGESVLVLGSGTIGAVILQTLKLKGCRVICADINESSLERAKEYGADSVVNTKTQNLRECVQEFTNGAGVDMIFDSACYPGSLTAVLEQGIPTNGATIVPLGFCTEPEGITQAMINARELSIIGTRMSTGQFQPTIQNFAQGKFQLDGMVSHYIPFDQVGQVFENMLHPVKDMKKMVIVFGE, encoded by the coding sequence TTGAAAGAAGTAGTTATTACCGCGGCCCGGCAGTTTGAAGTTCGACAGGCTCCTGTTCCAAAGCCCGGCGACGGAGAAGTTTTAATTCAAATGAAGGCGGCTGGCGTATGCGGTTCTGATTTCCATTTGTTTTTAGGAGAAAATCCCAATGCGGTCTATCCCCGCATTCCAGGCCATGAAAATGCCGGTGTTGTGGTGGAGGTAGGCAAAAACGTAACCTCCGTTCGTCCTGGGGACGCCGTAGTGGTCGACTTGGTGGTTGCCTGCGGCCATTGCCCCCAATGCCTCAGCGGGCGGCGGAACGTTTGCCGTACAGTAAAGGCACGCGGCGCTGCGATTGACGGCGGTTGGAGAGAATATTTTGCCGTGCCGGAGCAAGAGGTTTATGTTTTGCCCAAGGGAATTACATACCGGGAGGCGGCGCTCATTGAGCCGTTTGCCATCGGCGGTCACTGCACCAAGCGGGCCGGAGTTCAGGGCGGAGAATCGGTTTTGGTGCTGGGCAGCGGAACCATCGGCGCGGTTATTCTGCAAACCTTAAAGCTGAAGGGTTGCCGGGTGATCTGCGCCGATATCAATGAAAGCTCCTTGGAGCGTGCGAAAGAATACGGCGCCGATTCTGTTGTCAATACGAAGACACAGAATCTCAGGGAATGCGTGCAGGAGTTTACGAATGGAGCCGGGGTCGATATGATTTTCGATTCCGCGTGCTATCCGGGTTCGCTCACCGCAGTATTGGAGCAGGGCATTCCCACCAACGGGGCAACAATTGTGCCCCTGGGCTTCTGCACGGAGCCGGAGGGAATTACGCAGGCGATGATCAATGCACGGGAGCTTTCCATTATTGGTACCAGAATGTCTACCGGTCAGTTCCAGCCCACAATTCAGAACTTTGCGCAGGGTAAATTTCAGCTGGACGGTATGGTCAGCCATTATATTCCCTTCGATCAGGTGGGTCAGGTGTTTGAAAACATGCTGCATCCGGTGAAAGATATGAAAAAGATGGTTATTGTGTTTGGGGAGTAA
- a CDS encoding TRAP transporter substrate-binding protein has translation MKEKLEGSGGNVTMKKVLSTILAVMMIATLTTACSSGAAKNESSKVEEKEFNLKIGDNWGATHPMAAALDNVFKKQIEEKSGGKIKVEVYHDGLLGDEAALWQSVRDGSVDFTVVGTPMNQEFPMMLISDWPFLYRDLDHAKKVWTGSIADEVSSKFHDKFPEVELLGWGPNSARTFTSNKKLTSVEDFVGQKFRMPNNPIHVGITKNLGASATVIPLGELFTALETGTVDGQDNGMVTVLAQNFQEVQKYLYETNHIVATLEIVANTKIMDEMSENQRQIIRDASKAAAAQAWDDYIASVDKDRKTLQDAGVIVTACSAEDKAKIIAKIQPTIDKLLAENDWAKDLTEKIKAVQ, from the coding sequence ATGAAAGAAAAACTGGAGGGCTCAGGAGGAAATGTTACAATGAAAAAAGTGCTTTCGACCATCCTTGCAGTCATGATGATTGCCACCCTCACAACAGCGTGCAGCAGCGGAGCCGCCAAGAATGAGAGCAGCAAAGTTGAGGAAAAGGAGTTCAACCTCAAAATCGGCGACAACTGGGGAGCGACACACCCTATGGCGGCGGCCCTTGACAATGTTTTTAAGAAACAGATTGAAGAAAAGTCCGGTGGCAAAATTAAGGTTGAGGTGTACCATGACGGTTTGCTGGGCGATGAAGCTGCCCTTTGGCAGTCTGTCCGAGATGGTTCCGTAGACTTTACGGTTGTGGGTACCCCGATGAACCAGGAGTTTCCAATGATGCTTATTTCCGACTGGCCGTTCCTGTATCGTGATCTCGACCACGCTAAAAAAGTCTGGACAGGCTCAATTGCGGACGAAGTAAGTTCAAAGTTCCATGACAAATTCCCTGAAGTTGAACTGCTTGGCTGGGGCCCCAACTCCGCGCGTACCTTTACATCAAACAAGAAGCTGACGAGTGTTGAAGATTTTGTGGGTCAAAAATTCCGTATGCCCAACAATCCCATTCATGTTGGTATCACCAAGAACCTTGGAGCGTCTGCGACGGTGATCCCGCTCGGCGAGCTGTTCACCGCGCTGGAAACCGGTACCGTGGACGGACAGGACAATGGCATGGTGACTGTGCTTGCCCAGAATTTCCAGGAAGTTCAGAAATACCTGTATGAGACGAACCATATCGTCGCTACCCTCGAAATCGTTGCGAATACAAAGATAATGGATGAAATGTCTGAGAACCAGCGCCAGATTATCCGCGACGCGAGCAAAGCTGCCGCTGCCCAGGCGTGGGATGACTACATCGCTTCTGTTGATAAGGACCGCAAAACACTTCAGGACGCGGGTGTGATCGTAACGGCCTGCTCCGCTGAAGACAAGGCGAAAATTATCGCGAAAATTCAGCCCACAATAGACAAACTTCTCGCTGAGAATGATTGGGCGAAGGATTTGACAGAAAAAATTAAAGCCGTTCAGTGA
- a CDS encoding TRAP transporter small permease translates to MSDSSHKSRGIGNIIDKLFKVIEIVIAIFLGVMIFFTFLNVVLRQFELGFTWSEEVSRICFIYLVYLGSIIAARENRHLMIDTLINKIPPMPQKILYVVIQGAIIWMMGVLATGAFQNAWKNRNDFWVATHFPVFMVHFAGVLLGVSVILISLVNLYRMFFLKESVLELFGDHGEDDASFADGESGEGAGLQ, encoded by the coding sequence ATGTCCGACAGCAGTCATAAGTCGCGAGGGATTGGAAACATCATAGACAAACTGTTTAAGGTCATAGAGATTGTCATAGCAATCTTTCTGGGTGTAATGATTTTTTTCACCTTTTTGAATGTTGTACTGCGCCAGTTTGAATTGGGCTTCACGTGGAGCGAAGAAGTATCGCGCATTTGCTTTATCTATTTGGTATACCTGGGCTCAATCATAGCCGCACGCGAAAACCGCCACCTTATGATTGACACGCTGATTAACAAGATTCCTCCCATGCCACAGAAAATTTTGTATGTGGTGATTCAGGGCGCGATCATTTGGATGATGGGTGTATTGGCGACTGGCGCGTTTCAAAATGCATGGAAAAATCGTAACGACTTCTGGGTCGCGACGCACTTCCCGGTTTTTATGGTGCATTTTGCTGGCGTCCTGTTGGGCGTTTCCGTTATTCTTATTTCACTGGTAAACCTGTACCGTATGTTCTTCCTGAAAGAATCTGTGCTGGAGCTGTTTGGGGACCACGGTGAGGACGACGCGTCATTCGCGGACGGAGAATCAGGGGAAGGAGCCGGTCTGCAATGA
- a CDS encoding TRAP transporter large permease, translating to MIIAIFISSMLVGILIGLPIAVALLLCAVATALALGGGDANPTIIARTLMQGSDSVTMMALPFFVLAGEIMNRGGLTKRIIAFCNIFIGRVRGGLGYVTILACLMFASLVGSAVAACAALGAILIPMMANSGYNREKAAALTASANLVAPIMPPSVPMIVYGIAAGVSIKSMFMGGIAPAIYLTIIACVVWFFVSRKKGVVPDTETISKPTAKEAVKIIFEGLWALFLPAIILFGLRSGYFTATEAGVIACVYAILIGLFVYREMKIKDLMKAFVASAKMSAVVMFLAAAANCAAYFMTISRIPQMMTSGLEGLVERPTLLMFVLMCIVVIVGLAMDVVPSILILTPIMLPLVKAAGIDPVYFGIVFVLMNVLGLTSPPVGPVLNVACATGKVKMDKIILPTMPYFIAQTILCFLLALVPALVEVPLRWFGG from the coding sequence ATGATTATTGCTATCTTTATTTCTTCTATGCTGGTGGGCATCTTAATCGGACTCCCGATTGCCGTGGCGCTGCTGCTGTGTGCTGTGGCGACAGCGCTGGCGCTTGGCGGCGGTGACGCGAATCCAACGATTATTGCGCGCACACTGATGCAAGGCTCGGACTCCGTTACGATGATGGCGCTGCCGTTTTTCGTACTGGCAGGCGAAATCATGAATCGTGGCGGACTGACGAAGCGCATTATTGCGTTTTGCAATATCTTTATCGGGCGCGTGCGCGGTGGATTGGGCTATGTTACGATCCTTGCGTGCCTGATGTTTGCTTCGCTCGTCGGCTCTGCTGTTGCGGCTTGTGCCGCACTGGGCGCGATTCTGATTCCTATGATGGCGAACTCCGGTTACAACCGTGAGAAAGCAGCAGCACTTACCGCGAGTGCGAACCTGGTCGCGCCGATTATGCCGCCGTCAGTGCCAATGATTGTATACGGTATTGCGGCGGGGGTGTCAATCAAGTCCATGTTCATGGGTGGCATCGCACCAGCCATTTACCTTACGATCATTGCCTGCGTGGTATGGTTTTTTGTTTCCCGCAAAAAAGGTGTTGTACCGGATACGGAAACAATCTCGAAACCAACGGCGAAGGAAGCAGTTAAAATCATTTTCGAGGGTTTATGGGCGCTGTTCCTCCCGGCGATTATTCTTTTCGGTTTGCGCTCCGGTTATTTCACCGCGACGGAAGCGGGCGTAATCGCCTGCGTGTACGCAATCCTGATCGGTCTGTTTGTCTACCGAGAGATGAAAATAAAAGATTTGATGAAAGCGTTTGTGGCGTCGGCAAAGATGTCCGCCGTTGTGATGTTCCTCGCCGCTGCCGCTAACTGCGCCGCTTATTTTATGACAATATCGCGCATTCCGCAGATGATGACATCTGGTCTCGAGGGTCTGGTCGAAAGACCGACGCTCCTGATGTTTGTACTAATGTGTATTGTAGTGATTGTAGGTCTTGCTATGGACGTAGTGCCAAGTATTCTGATTCTCACTCCCATTATGCTTCCGCTGGTGAAAGCGGCGGGGATCGACCCGGTGTACTTCGGAATCGTGTTTGTACTGATGAACGTATTAGGGCTGACTTCTCCTCCTGTCGGACCCGTTTTAAATGTGGCGTGTGCTACGGGAAAGGTGAAGATGGATAAAATCATCTTGCCAACCATGCCGTATTTCATCGCGCAGACGATCCTATGTTTCCTGCTGGCGCTGGTGCCGGCATTGGTGGAAGTACCCTTAAGATGGTTTGGGGGCTAA